The Methanocella arvoryzae MRE50 DNA window GGCATAGACTGATCGATCGTGCCCATGCCCAGTTCGGCCAGCGGTGCGTCAGGTTCCGCTTTCGGGTACTCCAGGGCCGAGATCTGAGCTATGTCGGCGACCTCCAGGCCGACCAGGTCCAGCATGCCGGAGTGGAACACTTTGGACTCGAAGTCGAGGCAGTCTCCCTCCTGCCCGGTGTGCGCCGTCGCGAGCAGGCCGGTGATCTCCTTTTCGAGGTAGTCCAGCACTTCGTCCAGATCGCCCAGCTTTTCGGGCTTGAGCCCGCACACCAGCCGCGTCAGCGGCGCTTCGACCTCTGTCGAGAGCCCGCCGACGTCGAGCGGATGGCCGCTGCCGTACCGGCTGATCAGGTGGGTGACCAGCTCTCTGGCGTGGCTGACGTGGGTGGCGGCCCCGATACACGTGGCGATCAAAACCATGCGGGACTGCTGGGCCGCCATCTGGATTCCGCAGGCTCCCCGCCTGTCACCGGTAAGGTCGCATTTTCCGGCTGTACATATGCAGCAGACGTCGCAGTACGGCATGTAAAACGGCCGATAGCGCCCGAGGAGTTTCCTGTCCCAGCCTCGAAGTGCCGTCATCGACGGAAACGGGGTGGGGCCGACTTTTTCTTCCCAGTTTTGCGGAGCTATCCTGCCGACTGAGACCTCAAATTCCTTGATGCGCCCCAGTTCGGATTCCAGCTCTTTAAACCTGAAATTCAGATCTTTCAGATCCAATGATATCACTCCGGATGTTTTTCCCAGATACCTAATGATTAATCATTACGATTTTACACGTGAGTATTTCATGATTTATATTTAATACCATTAGTTAAAACATAATTTAATAATACAACTTTATTATATGGCGGAATTGGGCTGTAGAGTCCGTTATCCTGTATGCAAGGGACTGCTTACAGTTGGTTATGCGAGGGAGACCTTCGTCTCGGTTATGCAAGAGAGACCTTCGTCTCGGTTATGCAAGAGAGACCTTCGTCTCGGTTATGCAAGAGAGACCTTCGTCTCGGTCACAGCGCAGCATTCGTGTTCGTGTACCTTCCCTTGTGAATAAGTAAGGGCAGAGGTATAGTTACCGATAAAATGTGAGAAACTCAGAATTATTCAACACAGCATTTAGAATTAATTATTTATCCACTCGGGCCGTATTGTATAAGGTTATTGTCCTTCATGTGACATGCAGGTGATCTCTCATGCCCACCCGGGAAGAAATGCTCGAACACGCCAACCAGAACATCAACGCCATCATCGCCAAGATGCTCGCCGACGAGGAAGAGCTCGAAAGAGACGTCAGAAACCTGGAGCACTACTCCGACGTCTTCCTCATGCTCATGGATCTGGACGAGAAGCAGAAAAACTGGACCTCGGACGTCTGGAAAGGCGAGATCCACGCGCTGTATGATCCCCTGATGGAGCTCCGCAAGAACATCCTGCTTATCCGGGAACGGTTCTGGACTTCGGGCGAGAAAGCGAGGGACTACACCAAAGAGCCGGATATCGTCAAACCTTAGTCCAGAACATTATCTCCTAATATCCGTTTAGAGATTGGGGATTGTTTACCACAGGGGTTCATATCGGCTGTTCACCACAGAGACCCATAGAGATACGGTTTACCACAGAGGCACGGAGGTTCACAGAGAAACGGTTTACCACAGAGGCACAGAGGGACACAGAGACTTACTTTAAAATTAATTATCAATATGTCCTTATATCTAATATTCTCTGTGCGTCTCTGTGCCTCTGTGGTTGACCGTTTCTCTGTGCGTCTCTGTGGTAAACCAGTCGCTGAGGACTATTCCTCGTTCTCCTCAGCCCCGGCCGGGGAGACTATGGAACCTTTGCTGACCAGTAGGTTGATCGAGTCGTTCTCCTTATTGTACCTGACCAGCACATTCTCGAACTCTAAAACGTCTCCATACTTTGCCTTCAGCAGCGCCTCATTGTCCGGCTTGACGTTGTACTGCGCCAGCATGGCATACGTCGGCCCTGCGGGAGTGCCGTCGCATATCTTGAAGACGTGGTCTTTCTTGTCTCCCAGATCGCCGGACATGACTGCGGCGACGACGTTGAGGCGCTTCTCCACGTGCTTTTTGAGCATGGCGAGCCTCATATAGCTCGCCCGGCGGGGCACTCTGTACTTTTCTCTGGTCAGGGTATCTTTCCTTAAGATTGCATAGGAGAACTTGATGTCCGTATTCAGGTACTTGTAGGACTCTTCCGTGTCCGCCAGCTTCTTCATGAGGCCGGTGGGCTGGATGTCGTCCTTCTCCTCGAAGCTCCAGCACATGTCTGCCTTGCACTTGTCGCACCATATAAATGCACAGGGGCTGTATATGCCCAGGCCTTTATCGAGCAGCCTCCGGACCAGGCGGCGCATTCGGGTGGAGTTTTCCTTATCTGCCGGCTCTATGATGACGATGTTGCCGTCCGGCGCCAGGTGGGAAGCCAGCTCGACTACCGCGTCGACCTTCGCATCGAAGGGCGCGTCGATCTCGTTGAGGACATTGGAGAATACCATCAGGTCAATGCCGTCTGGCACCGGGGGCTTTTCCATGAGATCAGCTTTCACCGGCTTCTCTATCCTGACACGGCCTTTCTGTCCGGCGTACTCCGGCACCAGCGTAAGGTATGCCTCGATGTTCTCGTCGTATTTTTCCAGCGAGTATACGGTAGCCTCAGCCCTGTCCAGCCGGTTGTAGTAATCGACGATGGCGAGGGGTACGGTACCGGGGCCTGTGCCGATGTCCAGCACCTTGATACGGTCCTTCAGCAGGCCGTCTGTGGCCAGATCGTGGAGCACGTGCTGGAACTGGACGAAGTAGACGGGAAACTGGTATGCTAAATAGCCCAGCACGCTGTAGCCGCTGCTGTAGTCGATCTTCCTGGCCTTGCCTTCCTTCCAGTACTGCGTTTTCTGCGCCTGGACTGCCTGCCGGAGTTTCTCGAGCACCGCGGGATCGTCATACTGCCTGTGGGTTTTCCTTTCCACGTAATTCTCGATCAGCCGCTCGAGCTTCCTTGGCACTCTCGGAGCCTTGAAAAAGGTCTGCACTCTCTCCAGTTCCTCTTTGCCCAGCGCAAGCGGGGCAGGTTTGGGCAGCCGCTCGATACGGTAGTCTTCCCCTTCGGGCACCGCCCTCAGCCCGGTTTCATCCAGCAGCGGCTCGACGATCCTGTATACGTCGGCCGTGCTTACTTCATCCTTCGTATAGTCCCGCAGCTCGGAAAGCATGAAGGATGGCTTCATCCTCGAAACGTATTTCAGGGCTGAGACGATCTCCCGGTCACTCATCGCTGTCACTTTACCTGTGCCGAGTATAAAAGCGTTGCCTGTCTACCAGCGTCTGGCCATTAGAATGCTTGAGAATCGCGGGTGTTTTTTAATCACGTTTCTCATGATCTGCCTGACCTCGCCGTGCCTGCCGTCCAGCGCCAGAGCCTGCCTTAACCGCTCTACAGAGTACAGCACGCCCTCGACATAGTCTATGTTGCACGAATAGTTCAGGGCAGACGTGAAATAGTTGGCAGCCCGGGCATACTCCTTTTTCCCGCTCGCTGCCAGGCCGAGGTTGATCAGCTGATCGGCCACGCTTCTGGTGTTGCCTGCTTCCCGTGACGTCCTGAGGGCTTTCCTGCAATAGTGGTCTGCCAGGTCAAACTCGCGCATACTCAGGTATATTATAGCCATCAGGCTGTAGGTCACAGTACGCATCTGTCGGGCAGTCAGCCGGCCGTTATACGGGAAAGAGTTTTCGGCCTCTTCTAAGGCTTTGAGCGCAGCCACGGGGTTTCTCATGGCTATATAGCAGGTGCCGATGTTATTGCTCACGGTCATGGCGTCGCATTCGTCCGTGCAGCCTGCTCTTGCTTCCCGGAAGCTGTCGATCGCGCCCCCGGCGTCGCCCAGTTCATACTGTAGCACCCCCATGTAGAATTTTATCAGTGACCTGGTTTTCAGGTCTGCGAGGCTGATGCCTGTCTCGAAAGCCCTGATAGCCTCTTCATAGTCGCGTAGCTGTATTTTTATGCAGCCTGAAAGCAGGCAGTCGTAGGCTTTCATATCTGCATCTGTCGCCACCTCGTACGCTTTTCTGGCATATTGCGCAGCCAGTCTGCTTCTGCCCGTGATCAGGCTGTTCAGCGTCAGCACCGCATAATAGGCATGCTGCAGATATCGGTTTGCGGTGCCGGGGCGTAGCTTCGCCAGGTAGTCGGCGAGCTGCGGGGACGGGTGAATGTTGAACAGGAGGATGGACAGGGCTATGATAAGGTCCTGCTTGTCTTCTCCGTCCTCCGGGTAGCTCCGGAGCTTTTCCACGGCCTGAGCCAGCGGTCTCGACGCCTCTGCTTTTCGCGTCTTCTCCAGCATGGCGAAATACCATGGGTAGGCAGAAATCCTGTCCAGGTTCTGCCTGACTCGGTTACTGAGATCTCTACCGAGACATTTTCTATCGTACCGATCGATCAGGATGTGGACATATCTTACCATGGCCGTCACCTGGCGTACGTTACTCGGCAACTGCGACGTTTCACCGTATCTTCTCCCGGGAAGGTGCCTCAGCTCCGCAACTGCCTCGAACGCCAGCGGATTGTCAAGGTCCACGATCTCCTTTTTTACACCGAGGGCATAGAACGCCCCGCGAAGCGTCGTTTCCACTCTGCGCAAGAACTGGCTGAAATAAGGGTAGAATGTCTCGAAGGGCGGTAAATTTGCGCTCCGGGCTCGTGTTTCCGACAGACCGTCGTAGACGTGCCTGGCGAGAGCGCACTCCGTGTCCGGGCCTGCCAGTTGGTGGAGACGATCGTAATCCGTCGAACCGATGATCGTGATCGCTGCCATCATTCCCTCTCTGCCAGCGGCCTTCTTTAAAATCTCGGCCGATGCCAGGAGCCATTTCCCGGCGTCAGCCTCGTCGATCCTGCCCGCCAGGTACCGGGCAGTCTCGCTGTTTTCGATGAGTCCCAGGTATGTGCCCAGACTGATCAGGGTCTCCCTGCCATCCATCTGCCCATCGCGCCTCCCGTATTGTAAAAGTCGGAAGCCGCAGACATATAGGTTCACATTTGATCAGGCATTCAGAGCCGGGTATTTCTCCAGAAATACCGACTATGTCTCCAGGTCCTCTCAGCCCGGATCGCCTGATAAACAAGATATGTTTGGACGGGCTTACTCTGAAGGCTGTGCGAGTGCAGCCCTGGATAGAAAATGGCAGGGACGGCAGGCGTTTTTACTGAGAAAGGGATGAGAAAGAGTTTAAATGATCAGCCGGGATGTCTTCTCATGTCCGGTATAGCCAGGGATGAGTTGACCGGTAGGATAGATGCGATCATTTACCGGTCGCGTGGTCCAGATTCTTTTTATGTGTCCGAACATGCATGCTCTGCTGCTCGTGGCAGACAGATCAATACGTCTCTGCGTAACCTGGCCCGGGAAGTCCGGAAAGACGTGGGGCTGGGCTTATATGCTTTGCCGAGGTACCGGCGACTGCACACTTTTGTGACGCTGGCCCGGGTGACCGTACACCTGAAAGACGGGTACAGGTCCCAGTGGTTCCCCTGCCGGGTCGACGAAGTCGAAGATTACCGGGGCCGCCGTTCTTTCGAGGCGTCCTGCCCTACCAATTACCTGCACGAATCGGGCAAGACCATTAAGGAAGCTATGAACCGGCTGGGCGACGTCATCGAAGCCCGGTACAAAGGCGAAGGTCTCCACGATCTAATGCGAGAGATACCCAAATGCCCGATACTGGCGACGATCGATGTCTCTCCTGATCAGCAGTCCCGGTGGGGGACTGCGGTAATCACTCCGGGACAGGGGAGCTATACAGCCAGTATCCCCGGGTCTCAGGTGGAGGCGAGCAGTCGGGATCCCTATCAGGCCTTACTGAACGCCGAGCAGAAACTGGCCGGGCAGGGCACGACTATCGCCCCTCTCTCCGACGAACCGGTGTTCTGCGTGGCCGATGTCCCGCTTGCGCTGTTTGATGGGACCCACTTACACCGGTTTTTAATATCGATCTCTTTTCACGAAAACGACGGCTCTTCCTTCTACGTTGCCCGCGCTCCTCAGGCCGGGGATCTTTCTATTCAGTCTCAGAGCTTCGACGATGCCCTCGCCGGCATCAGAGATGCCATAGCACTCGAATGCAGGGAAAAGACGCTGGCGGAAATCACCGAAATGCTGAAAGTCCCGCCTTTCCTGGCCACAGTCAGGCTGCCCCGGACATAACCGAAAACTTAAGAAGGTTTATGGCCTGTCATTCAGGCCATGTCTATCTTGCCCCGGACGACCAGCACCGGGCATGGAGCCCGCTTCACCACCGTTTCCGAAACGCTGCCCATGAACATGTATTCGAGGTTGGTCTTGCCAAGGTTGCCCACGATGATCATGTTTACCTTTTCGCTCTCCGCGAGCTTGATGATGTCTTCGGCTGGGTAGCCTCTCACGATGGTAGTGCTGACTTTGACATCCTGCTCGTTACACTTTGCGGACAGGTACCCGAGCGCTGCTTCGCCTTCTTTCTTCAGCCTCGCGTTTTCCGCCTCGTATCCGGATATGTTATCGTGGTGCTCAAGAGCGTAGATCTCGAGGCTTTTCATGTTGACTACGTAAAGCCCCAGAACGTCATAGCCGAGCTTCCTGGCCATCATCACGCCGTAATCGACGGCCAGGTTGCTATATTTAGAGCCATCTGTAGCGATCAGTATCCTGCCCATAAGTGGTCATCATGATGTTATCGCTGTAAGCTTAAAAGCATATCGAGAGCCATGCTGTATGCCCGGTTTATGCGCCCATCTATCATAGTACAGCCTGTAGCAGCTCGTAACCGAGCTTGAGTCCATAGAGGATGACCACTGTACCGCAGAGTACGTTAATCCATTTCATGACTTTCTCGTCGAGCGCACTCTTAAATATCCTGGTCGCAGTCGCCAGCCCGCAGAACCACAGGCATGAGGCGGTGACTATTCCGAAGATGAAGGCTGTAGCCATACCTGCTGGAAGGGACGCTCTCATGCTACCCAGAAGCATGGTACCGTCGAGCACTGCCTGAGGATTCAGCCAGGTCACCGCAAAACATGCAATAGTGACCTTCAGCAGCGGCTCGTTGACGTTTACCTCCCGGTCTGAGGACGGCTTCGCGGTGATCATCCTGACGCCGAAGTAGGACAGCGCCAGACAGCCTACCAGCAGCATCACGTTAATCAGCGCAGGTACTTTCTCCAGCAGCAGGCCGACTCCGAAGAAGCAGCTGAGGGCCAGCGAGATGTCGAAAGCAGTGGTGATCCCGGCTACCTGATAGGTGCGTAACGGGCCCATTCGCAGCGCCGTGTTCATGACATACAGGTTCTGCATGCCAATAGGGGCCAGGTAAGCCAGGCCCAGTAGCGCTCCCTGAAGCCAGTACTGCAGAGCAGCCGCATCCATGGCATGCCAGTCTGCACATAACTCATTTATAGTTTATCGTTGCGGGGGTAGATCAGCCCTACTCTTTCAGCCAGCCTTTGCTGACCCAGCGGGCATAGTCAGAAGCCCAGCGGTCCTTGTTGTATTTCACGGAGATAGCAAACCGCTTTCTAAAGTCCTCGTGCAGGGCGTCCTGATCTGGATATCGCTTCTTCTCTCTGATCGCGGATACCAGCTCTGCTCCCAGCCTCTTTGCCTCTTCTTTCTTCTGCGGCAGCAATGCGTAATCCTTGCCTACTGCGATGCCTACGCCTCCGATGGCGTTTGCGCCGGATTTGGTCAGGAAGGAGTTCATAATCTGGAGGATGAAATCATCATTGCCCCCGCCTGAGGTAGTGATTGAGAACCCGTATTTGCCATCGAACAGCTGGGCGTGAATGACGTCTGCCATGCGGTCGAGCAGGGTCTTGAGCTGGCCTGTCACGTTATCGATGTAGTTGGGGCTGCTCAAAATAATGCCATCGGCTGCCAGCATCCTGTCCAGCACTGCCTGAAAATCGTCCTGTTGTGGGCATCTGCCTTTAGCGTAGCAGGTGATACATCCTTTGCAGTAGTTGATCTTGAGCTTCGTGATGTCAATGAGCTCCGTATCTGCGCCAGCCTGCCGGGCTCCTTCCATTGCTGCCTCGACCAGGCCCAGCGTAGCGCTTTTTTTGCCGTGCGGGCTCGAGAGAATGGCGATGATTTTCATAAAACAGTATTTTTCTGAGAGCGACGATATAGTTTATGTATGCTTTCCCAGCGTCGGCCTGCTAAAACCCGCTATACTCACTTCTTCTGCCTATAATCGTCTGGTCATGACAATCCACAGGGCGACGCAGGCTATGATAAACTGTATTATTATCAGGACGCCTAATCCTGCCCGCAATATAAACGGGTCATCGTTACCCTGCTTTTCCTCTGGTATAGATGGGGCAGGTATGACGGTCACGACCGGCTCGCTGGTGGCAGGCCTGCTACTGGGGCCCGGTGTCGACGTTGTGACCTGATGGCCGCCTGAGGGTGAAATCTCAAAGTCGACTATCAAAGTCCCCTCGTGCACTTGTTTGATCTCGGGGTAGCGCATACCGTTCACGTCGACGATGATGTCGTAGGTTCCCGGCGGCACTCCCGTAAACTCGTAATATCCCGCTTTATCGCCGCTGGAAGTGTATTGAGGGTTATGTTCTACCGTCGTCAGTCCTGTATCGAACGTCTTGCCCTCGATGATCGTCATGTTGTACAGGGTTACTTTCGCCCCGGCGATGCCTTTTCCATGACTGTCTACGACCTGGCCGGCAATCGTGCAGGTCTGCGGAGCCGACTTCGGCGTAGCCGTAGCTTTTGCGACGGCAGCAGCGGAAAGAGCTGATAGTAGCAGAACGGAAAGAAGGATCGTAAGGATGGCGACAGCCCACAGCCCTTTACCTCTCAGGGGCATTGTCTGCACCTTCCCCTCTCTTCAGGATGCTGAAGGCGTCGAGGACTGCGAAACCCCAGACAAGCAGCGCCAGGATGCCGATTTCAAGCCCGTACAGGAGGGCCAGCGCCCAGCAGACGAAATAGCTGACCAGCAGCCATCCGCCCAGCTTTTTCTCGCCCGAGCCCAGATGAGCCAGCCCGGGCACGATCAGCGAGAGCAGGAAGATCAGAGTCTTTTTACCGTTGGCCGGGGGTCGTTCGTAGCTTCCCCCGTCGGCCGCGGCAGCCCTCTCTCTGCGGGCCTCCTTCGTGTGCGGGTGCTTTTCCGCATCGTACGTCTCTCGCGCTTTTGGATCTGACAGTACTTCGTAAGCCTCGGTGACCGCGTTGAATATCTCTGTGGCGTTTGGCGACTTGTTGACGTCGGGGTGATACTTCTTCGCCAGTACTCTGTATGCCTTCTTTATCTCTTCTGTTGAGGCCGTGCTATCCAGGCCAAGGATGGCATAATAGTCTTTCTCGAAGTCCACATCTATCAATAACTATAGTTTATAGTTATAATCCTTTCCGGGCTCGCCATGCGGTCGCCCTCTACTGGTCCTGCGCGTTTTCCTTAGACGCCGCCAGCCTGCGGGCCAGGCAGTCCTCGATCTCGGCAAACGACTGCATGATGTCGTCTGCTTCTTTCAGATATTCCGGCGGAAGTGTGGTGGTTACGGCGATCACGTAGCCTGCGCCCGCCGCTTTTGCCGATTTGATGCCCAGGGGCGCATTTTCGACCACCACGCAGTTCTCTCCGGGTACGCCAAGCTTTTCCATGCCCTTCAGGTACGGTTCAGGGAAGGGCTTGCCCCGTGGCGTATCGTCCCCGGTCACGATCGTGTCGAAAGCGTTCTCCAGCCCCGCCTTACTCAGGGTTTTCCTGACTGAGACCAGATTGCTGCCGGTGATGAGCGCCAGTTTGATCCCCTGCTCCCGGAGCATCCTCAGGGTTTCGGGCACCGCAGGGTAGGGTAAAGCATGCTCTACCGTGAGAGACCTGTATATCTCACGCTTCTCTTCGACCAGCTTCCTGATCTGCTCTTCCTGTAGATTCGAGCCTTTGAGCCTGACGATCTCCCGGCCCACATCCATCGAAGGCATGCCCTCGAGGAGGTAAATATCCAGCTGGCTCACAGCTATGCCATACTTTTCAAAAGCCCTGCGGTACGCCTCGTAATGCAGGCTCATTGTGTCAGTGATCACG harbors:
- a CDS encoding tetratricopeptide repeat protein is translated as MDGRETLISLGTYLGLIENSETARYLAGRIDEADAGKWLLASAEILKKAAGREGMMAAITIIGSTDYDRLHQLAGPDTECALARHVYDGLSETRARSANLPPFETFYPYFSQFLRRVETTLRGAFYALGVKKEIVDLDNPLAFEAVAELRHLPGRRYGETSQLPSNVRQVTAMVRYVHILIDRYDRKCLGRDLSNRVRQNLDRISAYPWYFAMLEKTRKAEASRPLAQAVEKLRSYPEDGEDKQDLIIALSILLFNIHPSPQLADYLAKLRPGTANRYLQHAYYAVLTLNSLITGRSRLAAQYARKAYEVATDADMKAYDCLLSGCIKIQLRDYEEAIRAFETGISLADLKTRSLIKFYMGVLQYELGDAGGAIDSFREARAGCTDECDAMTVSNNIGTCYIAMRNPVAALKALEEAENSFPYNGRLTARQMRTVTYSLMAIIYLSMREFDLADHYCRKALRTSREAGNTRSVADQLINLGLAASGKKEYARAANYFTSALNYSCNIDYVEGVLYSVERLRQALALDGRHGEVRQIMRNVIKKHPRFSSILMARRW
- a CDS encoding small ribosomal subunit Rsm22 family protein — encoded protein: MSDREIVSALKYVSRMKPSFMLSELRDYTKDEVSTADVYRIVEPLLDETGLRAVPEGEDYRIERLPKPAPLALGKEELERVQTFFKAPRVPRKLERLIENYVERKTHRQYDDPAVLEKLRQAVQAQKTQYWKEGKARKIDYSSGYSVLGYLAYQFPVYFVQFQHVLHDLATDGLLKDRIKVLDIGTGPGTVPLAIVDYYNRLDRAEATVYSLEKYDENIEAYLTLVPEYAGQKGRVRIEKPVKADLMEKPPVPDGIDLMVFSNVLNEIDAPFDAKVDAVVELASHLAPDGNIVIIEPADKENSTRMRRLVRRLLDKGLGIYSPCAFIWCDKCKADMCWSFEEKDDIQPTGLMKKLADTEESYKYLNTDIKFSYAILRKDTLTREKYRVPRRASYMRLAMLKKHVEKRLNVVAAVMSGDLGDKKDHVFKICDGTPAGPTYAMLAQYNVKPDNEALLKAKYGDVLEFENVLVRYNKENDSINLLVSKGSIVSPAGAEENEE
- a CDS encoding universal stress protein; the protein is MGRILIATDGSKYSNLAVDYGVMMARKLGYDVLGLYVVNMKSLEIYALEHHDNISGYEAENARLKKEGEAALGYLSAKCNEQDVKVSTTIVRGYPAEDIIKLAESEKVNMIIVGNLGKTNLEYMFMGSVSETVVKRAPCPVLVVRGKIDMA
- a CDS encoding DnaJ domain-containing protein; this translates as MDFEKDYYAILGLDSTASTEEIKKAYRVLAKKYHPDVNKSPNATEIFNAVTEAYEVLSDPKARETYDAEKHPHTKEARRERAAAADGGSYERPPANGKKTLIFLLSLIVPGLAHLGSGEKKLGGWLLVSYFVCWALALLYGLEIGILALLVWGFAVLDAFSILKRGEGADNAPER
- a CDS encoding flavodoxin family protein; the encoded protein is MKIIAILSSPHGKKSATLGLVEAAMEGARQAGADTELIDITKLKINYCKGCITCYAKGRCPQQDDFQAVLDRMLAADGIILSSPNYIDNVTGQLKTLLDRMADVIHAQLFDGKYGFSITTSGGGNDDFILQIMNSFLTKSGANAIGGVGIAVGKDYALLPQKKEEAKRLGAELVSAIREKKRYPDQDALHEDFRKRFAISVKYNKDRWASDYARWVSKGWLKE
- a CDS encoding HAD family hydrolase, translated to MARTCRIDTDRYKAVLFDLDGVITDTMSLHYEAYRRAFEKYGIAVSQLDIYLLEGMPSMDVGREIVRLKGSNLQEEQIRKLVEEKREIYRSLTVEHALPYPAVPETLRMLREQGIKLALITGSNLVSVRKTLSKAGLENAFDTIVTGDDTPRGKPFPEPYLKGMEKLGVPGENCVVVENAPLGIKSAKAAGAGYVIAVTTTLPPEYLKEADDIMQSFAEIEDCLARRLAASKENAQDQ
- a CDS encoding carboxypeptidase-like regulatory domain-containing protein, producing MPLRGKGLWAVAILTILLSVLLLSALSAAAVAKATATPKSAPQTCTIAGQVVDSHGKGIAGAKVTLYNMTIIEGKTFDTGLTTVEHNPQYTSSGDKAGYYEFTGVPPGTYDIIVDVNGMRYPEIKQVHEGTLIVDFEISPSGGHQVTTSTPGPSSRPATSEPVVTVIPAPSIPEEKQGNDDPFILRAGLGVLIIIQFIIACVALWIVMTRRL
- a CDS encoding LysE/ArgO family amino acid transporter — translated: MDAAALQYWLQGALLGLAYLAPIGMQNLYVMNTALRMGPLRTYQVAGITTAFDISLALSCFFGVGLLLEKVPALINVMLLVGCLALSYFGVRMITAKPSSDREVNVNEPLLKVTIACFAVTWLNPQAVLDGTMLLGSMRASLPAGMATAFIFGIVTASCLWFCGLATATRIFKSALDEKVMKWINVLCGTVVILYGLKLGYELLQAVL